Proteins encoded within one genomic window of Pseudalkalibacillus sp. SCS-8:
- the glsA gene encoding glutaminase A: protein MYCETDEELMELVERARRYTDQGKVASYIPALERANQNDLSLALYYSNGKCVKAGDVEKKFTLQSVSKVLTLALAIMDRGEEEVFSKVGMEPTGDPFNSIAKLETQIPAKPLNPMINAGALVVTNMLTGHSVHDRLGRLLSLIHDMTNNSMIDIDEEVAQSEYETAHLNRSLCYFMKQHGIIEGDIEELMDVYTKQCAIQVTCYDLARIGVVLANKGLDPQSNRRILPERIATIVKTFMVTCGMYNASGEFAIQVGIPSKSGVSGGILALVPPSIGVGVYGPALNDKGNSIGGVKLLEMLSQRYDLSIF, encoded by the coding sequence ATGTATTGTGAAACAGATGAAGAACTGATGGAACTCGTTGAAAGGGCAAGGAGATACACGGATCAAGGGAAGGTCGCAAGCTATATTCCTGCATTGGAAAGAGCGAATCAAAACGATCTTTCATTAGCCTTGTATTACTCGAACGGCAAGTGTGTAAAAGCTGGTGACGTCGAAAAGAAATTCACTCTTCAAAGTGTTTCGAAGGTATTGACCTTAGCATTGGCAATCATGGACCGCGGCGAAGAGGAAGTGTTCAGTAAAGTGGGGATGGAGCCTACTGGAGACCCATTCAATTCCATCGCCAAGCTTGAAACACAGATTCCTGCGAAGCCTCTGAACCCGATGATCAATGCTGGAGCTCTTGTCGTAACGAATATGCTGACAGGTCATTCCGTACATGACAGATTAGGGCGGCTCCTGTCTTTGATCCATGATATGACGAACAATTCGATGATCGACATCGATGAAGAAGTAGCGCAGTCTGAATACGAAACCGCACACTTGAATCGCTCGCTTTGCTATTTCATGAAGCAGCATGGGATCATTGAGGGGGATATCGAGGAGTTGATGGATGTTTATACGAAGCAGTGTGCCATCCAGGTTACGTGCTATGATCTGGCCAGAATCGGAGTGGTTTTAGCCAATAAGGGGCTGGATCCCCAATCGAACAGAAGGATTCTGCCTGAGCGGATCGCCACGATCGTCAAGACCTTCATGGTTACTTGTGGTATGTACAATGCTTCAGGAGAATTTGCAATCCAGGTTGGAATCCCGTCCAAAAGTGGTGTGTCAGGAGGAATCCTTGCATTGGTACCACCTTCCATCGGTGTAGGTGTATATGGTCCAGCATTGAATGACAAAGGGAACAGCATAGGCGGGGTCAAATTGTTAGAAATGCTTTCTCAACGCTATGATTTGAGTATATTTTAG
- a CDS encoding DUF1507 family protein yields MVTGHREKAFALLQADAEKILKLIEVQMENLTMPQCPLYEEVLDTQMFGLSREIDFAVRLDLIEAEQGKALLESLERQLTALHDAWSK; encoded by the coding sequence ATGGTTACCGGTCATCGTGAAAAGGCATTTGCTTTATTACAGGCTGATGCAGAGAAAATTCTTAAGTTGATAGAAGTTCAGATGGAAAACTTGACGATGCCGCAATGCCCTCTCTATGAGGAAGTACTCGACACACAAATGTTCGGTCTTTCTAGAGAGATTGATTTTGCAGTACGTTTGGATCTGATTGAAGCAGAGCAAGGAAAGGCTTTGTTAGAATCACTTGAACGTCAATTAACGGCTTTACACGATGCCTGGTCGAAATAA